The genomic DNA CGGCGACTTCGACCCTGTGCTGGCCTACACGGCCACAGGCTTCAAGGCGGGCGACACGGCGGCCCTGCTGANAGCTTCCGGATCACACCGGCGGCCCTGACGGTAACGGCGACCGCGGGCCAGTCGAAAGTCTACGGTGACCTCGACCCCGCGCTGGCCTATACGGCCACAGGCTTCAAGGCGGGCGACACGGCGGCCCTGCTCACCGGCTCTCTGACCCGGGCCGCAGGCGAGAACGCCGGCGATTACGGGATCACGCTGGGCGGTGTGTCTGCGGGCGGGAAC from Zavarzinia compransoris includes the following:
- a CDS encoding MBG domain-containing protein, whose amino-acid sequence is MAYTATGFKAGDTAALLTGSLTRAAGENAGDYGITLGGVSAGGN